One segment of Manihot esculenta cultivar AM560-2 chromosome 4, M.esculenta_v8, whole genome shotgun sequence DNA contains the following:
- the LOC110613914 gene encoding 2-(3-amino-3-carboxypropyl)histidine synthase subunit 2 encodes MDFKEVYEIDHTAAFIHNNGFTSVALQFPDELLKDSVRVVSNLREKLQLLRESVTEQNGDSKEVRLFVMADTTYGSCCVDEVGASHIDADCVIHYGHTCLSPTSTVPAFFVFGKASISISSCAKSLSDYALTNSKPIMVLYGLEYAYAIPHVREELVSSMSMQAAPKHPDIHFADVICSVINPSDNKKNPDGLAGPFGEYSSIDDVGAAAGTGHRIGGLMWELPNGHRMDDYLLVWIGADNSAFANVVMTFNDCEIVRYDAKENRLVTDLSQQRRILKRRYYLVEKAKDANIVGILVGTLGVAGYLDMIHQMKDLITSAGKKAYTLVMGRPNPAKLANFPECDVFIYVSCAQTSLLDSKEFLAPVITPFEAMVAFSRGSQWTGAYVMEFRDLINLSPVEGKNKSEEARFSFMQGRYVEGFDLQENIEEEDGALALANATEKALQLHDANSTSLIKRTIQSGAQYFANRSYQGLDMHIDNATPEPYLIGRTGKASGYEHEKNQA; translated from the exons ATGGATTTCAAGGAAGTTTACGAAATTGACCACACTGCTGCTTTTATTCACAACAATGGCTTCACCAGTGTTGCTCTACAG TTCCCAGATGAGTTATTGAAAGATTCAGTCAGAGTGGTAAGTAATCTGAGGGAGAAACTTCAGTTGCTCAGAGAATCTGTCACTGAACAAAATGGGGATAGCAAAGAGGTTCGATTGTTTGTAATGGCAGACACAACTTATGGCAGTTGTTGTGTTGATGAAGTTGGAGCTTCACACATTGATGCTGATTGTGTCATACATTACGGACATACTTGTCTCAGCCC GACATCAACCGTTCCGGCATTCTTTGTTTTTGGAAAGGCTTCCATTAGCATATCCAGTTGTGCTAAAAGTTTATCAGATTATGCCTTGACCAACAGCAAGCCTATTATG GTCCTTTATGGGCTGGAATATGCATATGCAATCCCACATGTTAGAGAGGAGTTGGTGTCATCAATGTCAATGCAAGCTGCGCCGAAGCATCCAGACATCCATTTTGCTGATGTTATATGTTCAGTAATAAATCCTTCTGACAATAAAAAAAACCCTGATGGGCTTGCCGGACCATTTGGTGAATACAGTTCTATTGATGATGTTGGAGCAGCAGCTGGTACTGGGCATAGGATTGGTGGTTTGATGTGGGAGTTACCTAACGGACACAGGATGGATGACTATTTGCTTGTATGGATTGGTGCTGACAATTCAGCGTTTGCAAATGTTGTCATGACATTTAATGACTGTGAAATAG TCAGATATGATGCAAAAGAAAATCGATTGGTGACAGATTTATCTCAACAGAGAAGGATTCTGAAGCGTAG ATATTACCTGGTGGAGAAGGCAAAAGATGCTAACATTGTTGGAATTTTGGTTGGAACTCTTGGTGTAG CTGGTTACCTTGACATGATTCATCAGATGAAAGACCTAATCACTTCTGCTGGGAAAAAGGCTTACACTCTTGTTATGGGAAGACCAAACCCTGCAAAACTTGCCAATTTTCCTGAG TGTGACGTTTTCATCTATGTTTCCTGTGCTCAAACTTCTCTCTTGGATAGTAAGGAGTTCTTAGCTCCAGTTATCACTCCATTTGAAGCCATGGTAGCTTTCAGCAG AGGAAGCCAATGGACAGGAGCATATGTGATGGAATTTCGGGATTTGATTAATTTATCTCCAGTGGAAGGAAAAAACAAATCTGAAGAAGCAAGATTTTCTTTCATGCAAGGCAGATATGTAGAAGGTTTTGATTTGCAAG AGAACattgaagaagaagatggagcTCTTGCTTTAGCTAATGCAACAGAGAAAGCCCTGCAATTACATGACGCAAATTCTACCTCACTTATCAAGAGAACAATACAATCTGGAGCCCAGTACTTTGCTAATCGATCTTATCAAGGCCTTGACATGCACATCGACAATGCCACGCCAGAACCATATTTGATCGGTAGAACAGGTAAAGCATCGGGTTATGAACACGAGAAAAACCAAGCTTAG